The Propionibacterium freudenreichii subsp. freudenreichii genome contains a region encoding:
- a CDS encoding VWA domain-containing protein produces MAVMTPLMSFMNPDRLWWLAVPVAIALLYLVLAARRRATSGGSTNSILRRVLPRDAALKRHLSVLASVLSLASLVVAYARPQAMTQVPRERATIVVTIDVSRSMEATDVTPNRLDAAKSGAKDFVDSLPSAFNVALVTFAGTANVKMPPTTDRTQLKAAIDAIQLAPSTAIGEGIYTSLDVLEKLAPQDPDHPDDPAPGAIVLLSDGATNMGRDSADAATEAKKKNVPIYTIAYGTSTGYVVENGQRQTVAVNHAELSQVAKLSGGKKYSADSMKNLQAVYQTISRQIGYVEEYHEVTDRFAGIALIFAVLAAVGVISQAARWP; encoded by the coding sequence GTGGCCGTGATGACACCCTTGATGAGCTTCATGAACCCCGACCGGCTGTGGTGGCTCGCCGTTCCGGTGGCGATCGCCCTGCTGTACCTGGTGCTCGCGGCCCGTCGCCGCGCCACCTCCGGTGGCAGTACCAACTCGATCCTGCGCAGGGTGCTGCCGCGTGACGCGGCGCTGAAGCGCCACCTGTCGGTGCTGGCCTCGGTGTTGTCCCTCGCCTCCCTGGTGGTGGCCTATGCCCGTCCGCAGGCGATGACGCAGGTCCCCCGGGAGCGGGCGACCATCGTGGTCACCATTGACGTGTCGCGCTCGATGGAGGCCACCGACGTCACCCCGAACAGGCTCGATGCCGCCAAGTCGGGGGCCAAGGACTTCGTGGATTCGCTGCCCTCGGCCTTCAACGTGGCGCTGGTGACCTTCGCCGGCACCGCCAATGTCAAGATGCCCCCGACCACCGATCGCACCCAGCTCAAGGCCGCCATCGATGCGATCCAGCTCGCCCCCTCGACGGCCATCGGTGAGGGCATCTACACGTCCCTGGACGTGCTGGAGAAGCTCGCGCCCCAGGATCCCGACCATCCCGACGATCCGGCGCCGGGTGCGATCGTCCTGCTGTCGGACGGCGCCACCAATATGGGACGCGACTCCGCCGACGCCGCCACGGAGGCCAAGAAGAAGAACGTGCCGATCTACACCATCGCCTACGGCACCTCGACGGGCTATGTCGTGGAGAACGGGCAACGCCAGACGGTGGCGGTGAACCACGCCGAACTGTCGCAGGTGGCGAAGCTGTCGGGCGGCAAGAAGTATTCGGCTGACAGTATGAAGAACCTCCAGGCGGTCTACCAGACCATTTCCCGCCAGATCGGCTACGTCGAGGAGTACCACGAGGTGACCGACCGGTTCGCAGGGATTGCGCTGATCTTCGCGGTGCTGGCCGCGGTGGGCGTGATATCACAGGCAGCGAGGTGGCCATGA
- a CDS encoding VWA domain-containing protein, translating to MDNVTKFLWWQFEQPARLWALVVIPLLVIAYIVVLQLRKRRGIRYTNTGIVGAVVPNRRQWRRHVAVAMALCSLAAITGAWAVPVGDVKVPRERATIVLVLDISQSMMATDVSPSRLAAEKDAATKFVAALPAQYNVSVVTLSGHPNTLVPPTTDRAPVNQGIKTLELADGTAIASSIDVGLEALKQAPAGDDGKQAPGLMVLLSDGSETGGGDPVASADKAKQQNVPIYTIAFGTQNGYVDLDGQRFNVAPDTDMLKRIADASSGKALDAASASQLDDVYKTLTSDVGYETAHTEVTAQWALYSLAFGVVAALGAVSMATRWP from the coding sequence ATGGACAATGTGACGAAGTTCTTGTGGTGGCAGTTCGAGCAGCCGGCCCGGCTCTGGGCCCTGGTGGTGATCCCGCTGCTCGTCATCGCCTACATCGTCGTGCTGCAACTGCGCAAGCGACGCGGCATCCGCTACACGAATACCGGCATCGTGGGTGCCGTCGTGCCGAACCGGCGTCAGTGGCGCCGACATGTCGCCGTCGCCATGGCGCTGTGCTCGCTGGCTGCGATCACGGGGGCCTGGGCGGTGCCGGTGGGCGACGTCAAGGTGCCCCGCGAACGCGCCACCATCGTGCTCGTGCTCGACATCTCCCAATCGATGATGGCCACTGACGTCAGCCCGTCGCGCCTGGCCGCCGAGAAGGATGCCGCGACGAAGTTCGTGGCCGCCCTGCCGGCGCAGTACAACGTCTCCGTGGTCACCCTGTCCGGCCATCCGAACACCCTGGTGCCGCCCACCACCGACCGGGCGCCGGTGAACCAGGGCATCAAGACCCTTGAGCTGGCCGACGGCACGGCGATCGCATCGTCCATCGACGTGGGCCTGGAGGCCCTGAAGCAGGCGCCCGCCGGTGACGACGGCAAGCAGGCCCCCGGCCTGATGGTGCTCCTGTCCGACGGCAGCGAGACCGGTGGCGGCGACCCGGTGGCCTCGGCCGACAAGGCCAAGCAGCAGAATGTGCCGATCTACACCATCGCGTTCGGCACCCAGAACGGCTATGTCGACCTTGATGGCCAGCGCTTCAACGTGGCCCCCGACACCGACATGTTGAAGAGGATCGCCGACGCGAGTTCAGGCAAGGCCCTGGACGCCGCGAGCGCCTCGCAGCTGGACGATGTGTACAAGACCCTGACCTCCGACGTCGGCTATGAGACGGCCCACACGGAGGTCACCGCCCAGTGGGCGCTCTACTCCCTGGCATTCGGCGTGGTGGCGGCCCTGGGCGCCGTCTCAATGGCAACCAGGTGGCCGTGA
- a CDS encoding DUF58 domain-containing protein — translation MLSVLREPSGPTLSLRGLAPEAALRRLELTIVRRLDGYLQGDHLGFLPGPGSDLHDARVYVPGQDDVRRMDWAVTARTTVPHVRDTIADRELEVWALLDATPSMNWGTGGMTKRDLGIAAIATFGFISQKMGDRFGGMIMHNDGVTRLQARSGRNALYGLLRRMLADPIEPDRSGGSVELAAGIEALSRAQQRRGMRIVVSDFLTPGDAEVDPTVPPAWERPLRRLTVRNQVVCVQVLDAAEIDFPDMGELLIRDPETDFSQFVDTDQSRTRQAINAASAAQRARTAAAIRRAGAGHVVLRTDRDWVADIARFVLTYRRTAAVISQPPKGVGI, via the coding sequence GTGCTGTCGGTGCTCCGCGAGCCGTCGGGGCCGACGCTGAGCCTGCGTGGACTCGCGCCCGAGGCGGCGTTGCGCCGCCTGGAACTCACGATCGTGCGGCGACTGGACGGCTACCTGCAGGGCGACCACCTGGGCTTCCTCCCGGGCCCGGGCTCGGATCTGCACGATGCCAGGGTCTACGTACCCGGTCAGGATGACGTGCGGCGGATGGACTGGGCGGTCACCGCCCGCACCACCGTGCCGCATGTGCGCGACACGATCGCCGATCGTGAGCTTGAGGTGTGGGCCCTCCTCGACGCCACCCCGTCCATGAACTGGGGCACCGGCGGCATGACCAAGCGCGACCTCGGAATCGCCGCCATCGCCACCTTCGGCTTCATCAGCCAGAAGATGGGCGACCGCTTCGGCGGCATGATCATGCACAACGACGGCGTCACCCGGCTGCAGGCACGGTCGGGACGCAATGCGCTCTACGGGCTGCTGCGTCGCATGCTGGCCGATCCCATCGAGCCGGACCGCAGTGGCGGAAGCGTCGAGCTCGCCGCCGGCATCGAGGCGCTCAGCCGCGCCCAACAGCGGCGGGGCATGCGCATCGTGGTGTCCGACTTCCTCACCCCCGGCGACGCCGAGGTCGACCCCACTGTCCCCCCGGCCTGGGAGCGTCCGCTGCGCCGGCTCACCGTACGCAACCAGGTGGTGTGCGTGCAGGTGCTCGACGCGGCGGAGATCGACTTCCCCGACATGGGGGAGCTGCTCATCCGCGACCCGGAGACCGACTTCTCCCAGTTCGTCGATACCGACCAGTCCCGTACCCGCCAGGCGATCAATGCCGCCTCCGCCGCCCAACGGGCGAGGACGGCCGCGGCGATCCGACGCGCGGGAGCGGGCCATGTCGTGTTGCGGACCGACCGCGACTGGGTTGCCGACATCGCCCGGTTCGTGCTCACCTACCGCCGCACCGCGGCCGTGATCTCGCAGCCACCCAAGGGGGTGGGCATCTGA
- a CDS encoding AAA family ATPase yields the protein MSTADAAHKLGEAISQVQRVIVGQEHMVEQLMVGLLAKGHILLEGVPGTAKTLAVRTFATVVGGTFARIQFTPDLVPSDIVGTRVYSASKESFDVELGPVFTNFVLADEINRAPAKVQSAMLELMAEKQVSIAGKTYPVPNPFIVIATENPIESEGVYPLPEAQRDRFLLKVDVPYPKGSEELEILRRMSVTAPTATQVLDPDLTRSLQDQAANVFVHNLIAEYVVRLVLATRNPSEFNMPDLAPVIQIGCSSRATLGLVASARALALIHGRDYVLPTDVQAVALDVMSHRVALTFDAIADNVTPAQVVERVLAMVPAPTPVWNKGQQPPASAQAGSGRAAS from the coding sequence ATGTCAACCGCCGACGCAGCACACAAGCTCGGCGAGGCAATCAGCCAAGTGCAGCGCGTCATCGTGGGTCAGGAACACATGGTCGAGCAGCTGATGGTCGGCCTGCTCGCCAAGGGACACATCCTGCTGGAGGGCGTCCCCGGCACGGCGAAGACGCTGGCGGTCCGCACCTTCGCCACCGTCGTCGGTGGAACCTTCGCGCGCATCCAGTTCACCCCCGACCTGGTGCCCTCCGACATCGTCGGCACCCGGGTCTATTCAGCGTCCAAGGAGAGCTTCGACGTGGAGCTCGGGCCGGTGTTCACGAACTTCGTGCTGGCCGACGAGATCAACCGTGCCCCCGCCAAGGTGCAGTCGGCAATGCTCGAGCTGATGGCCGAGAAGCAGGTGTCCATCGCCGGGAAGACCTATCCGGTGCCCAATCCGTTCATCGTGATCGCCACCGAGAACCCGATCGAGTCGGAGGGCGTCTACCCGCTGCCGGAGGCCCAGCGGGACCGCTTCCTGCTCAAGGTGGACGTGCCCTATCCCAAGGGCAGCGAGGAACTTGAGATCCTGCGACGCATGTCGGTGACGGCTCCGACGGCAACCCAGGTGCTGGACCCCGACCTGACCAGGAGCCTGCAGGATCAGGCCGCCAATGTCTTCGTGCACAACCTGATCGCCGAGTATGTGGTGCGGCTGGTGCTCGCCACCCGCAATCCCAGCGAGTTCAACATGCCTGACCTCGCACCAGTGATCCAGATCGGCTGCTCGTCACGTGCCACCCTCGGGCTGGTGGCCTCGGCCCGCGCGCTGGCCCTGATCCATGGCCGCGACTATGTCCTGCCCACCGATGTGCAGGCCGTTGCCCTGGACGTGATGTCCCACCGCGTCGCGCTCACCTTCGACGCGATCGCCGACAATGTGACCCCGGCGCAGGTCGTCGAGCGGGTCCTGGCGATGGTGCCTGCACCGACGCCGGTCTGGAACAAGGGCCAGCAGCCGCCGGCCTCCGCACAAGCGGGCAGTGGGCGCGCGGCGTCGTGA